From the Corticium candelabrum chromosome 2, ooCorCand1.1, whole genome shotgun sequence genome, one window contains:
- the LOC134176612 gene encoding uncharacterized protein LOC134176612 — protein MSISNSLLNEAYLEPVGGLSFRISNMLTKTGPCSGGVHEQAAAPEDTHSDDAELTPVELDKIAKKVRTSLPQIAIYLGFDGGEITQYEEYKKSYHILFAILDKWQKREHATRKALLDACKEARVGRAAYKILYKS, from the exons ATGTCAATTAGCAACAGTCTGTTGAACGAAGCGTATCTTGAGCCAGTAGGAGGGTTGAGTTTCAGGATCAGCAACATGTTGACCA AAACTGGACCTTGCAGTGGAGGCGTGCATGAgcaagcagcagcaccagAGGATACACACTCAGATGATGCCGAACTTACACCTGTCGAACTTGATAAA ATTGCTAAAAAAGTTAGGACCTCATTACCACAAATTGCAATTTATCTGGGCTTTGACGGCGGAGAGATTACACAATATGAGGAGTACAAAAAGTCATATCACATTCTCTTTGCTATTCTTGACAAATGGCAGAAAAGGGAACACGCAACAAGGAAAGCACTACTGGATGCTTGCAAGGAAGCAAGAGTTGGAAGGGCAGCTTACAAGATTCTTTATAAAAGCTGA